A single genomic interval of Xyrauchen texanus isolate HMW12.3.18 chromosome 48, RBS_HiC_50CHRs, whole genome shotgun sequence harbors:
- the LOC127639328 gene encoding mid1-interacting protein 1-B: protein MMQICDSYIQKNSLFNAMNRFIGAVNNMDQTVMVPSLLRDVLLDQEEEKEVNSYQDGDMYGSYVRLKSIRNEIEWGVLQADERRKEKHGVTAALEMSRIEPDDENLEKLFHLHLSGLHTVLAKLTRKANTLTNRYKQEIGIGGCGN, encoded by the coding sequence ATGATGCAGATCTGTGATTCATACATCCAAAAAAACTCCCTCTTCAATGCGATGAACCGGTTTATCGGTGCTGTGAATAACATGGACCAGACGGTTATGGTGCCAAGCTTGTTGAGGGACGTCCTGTTGGACCAGGAGGAGGAAAAGGAGGTGAACTCCTACCAGGATGGAGACATGTACGGCTCATATGTGCGCCTAAAATCAATCAGGAACGAGATTGAATGGGGTGTCCTTCAAGCCGACGAGCGGCGCAAGGAAAAACACGGGGTGACAGCAGCTCTGGAGATGTCCCGCATCGAACCGGACGATGAAAACTTGGAAAAGCTCTTTCACTTGCATCTAAGCGGATTGCACACGGTACTTGCGAAGCTCACGCGCAAAGCGAACACTTTAACGAACAGGTACAAGCAGGAAATTGGAATCGGTGGTTGCGGAAATTGA